One window of the Vanessa atalanta chromosome 22, ilVanAtal1.2, whole genome shotgun sequence genome contains the following:
- the LOC125072637 gene encoding juvenile hormone epoxide hydrolase-like, translated as MGKLLVLTVLITIVGIATWCALPMLLPQSPPQLDANEWWGPMDMKGKVDASIKPFQVKFTEEMIKDLKNRLQNKRQLVPPLEGIGFEYGFNSKEIEPWAKYWSEEYKFGDREKFLNKFPQYKTNIQGLNIHFIRVKPQVQPGVTVVPLLLMHGWPGSVREFYEAIPLLTKPVSGYDFAFEVIVPSLPGYGFSDAAVRPGLGSAQIGVIFKNLMNRLGHKKFYIQGGDWGAIIASQMATMFQNDILGMHSNMLIVQTGCSTLKILVGALFPSLIVESHLADRMYPLWKYFSYLMEEFGYMHLQATKPDTVGVALSDSPTGLLSYILEKFSSWTRFEHRTLVNGGLTFRFSKDQLIDNLMVYWASNSITTSMRLYAENMSNKNRALDIDKFSTSVPAWALQAKNELFYQPPNILKHKYSNLLGVTVLDDGGHFIAFEMPKVFADDVFKAVKLFRDFHKTKTEL; from the exons ATGGGGAAGCTACTAGTTTTGACTGTCCTGATCACCATAGTCGGTATAGCAACATGGTGTGCTCTACCAATGCTGTTGCCCCAATCCCCTCCACAGTTAGATGCTAATGAATGGTGGGGGCCTATGGATATGAAGGGAAAAGTAGATGCCAGCATCAAGCCTTTCCAAGTTAAATTTACTGAAGAG atgATAAAAGACCTCAAGAATCGTTTGCAAAATAAACGCCAATTGGTTCCACCGTTAGAAGGTATTGGGTTCGAATACGGCTTTAATTCGAAGGAAATCGAACCCTGGGCAAAATACTGGTCGGAGGAATATAAATTTGGAGATAGAGAAAAGTTCCTCAATAAATTCCCGCAATATAAGACTAACATACAAGgtctaaatatacatttcataagGGTTAAACCTCAA GTCCAACCAGGTGTCACGGTGGTTCCTTTGCTTCTTATGCACGGTTGGCCGGGTTCCGTACGAGAATTCTATGAAGCCATACCTCTCTTGACTAAACCAGTTTCAGGTTATGATTTCGCCTTTGAAGTCATTGTCCCAAGCTTGCCCGGTTATGGCTTTTCCGAT GCTGCAGTTCGTCCCGGCCTGGGTTCTGCACAAATCGGAGTTATTTTCAAGAACCTCATGAACAGACTCGGACATAAGAAGTTTTACATCCAGGGAGGCGACTGGGGTGCTATCATTGCCAGCCAGATGGCAACCATGTTCCAGAATGACATCTTAGGAATGCACTCAAATATGTTAATTGTACAG ACCGGCTGTTCCACTTTGAAGATATTAGTGGGTGCTCTCTTCCCATCACTTATAGTTGAATCACACCTGGCTGATAGAATGTATCCTCTGTGGAAATACTTCTCGTACTTAATGGAGGAATTTGGATACATGCATTTACAAGCCACAAAACCTGACACAGTTG GAGTGGCGCTATCAGATTCTCCAACTGGTCTCCTATCTTACATCTTAGAGAAATTCTCATCTTGGACACGCTTCGAACATCGTACATTAGTCAATGGAGGGCTGACATTCCGCTTCAGTAAGGACCAGCTCATAGATAACCTCATGGTCTACTGGGCAAGCAACTCCATAACCACCTCGATGAGGCTTTATGCTGAAAACATGAGCAATAAAAATCGAGCTCTTGATATAGACAA ATTTTCCACATCCGTACCAGCATGGGCATTACAAGCCAAAAATGAGCTGTTCTACCAACCACCGAACATCCTGAAGCATAAATACTCCAACCTCCTGGGAGTCACAGTTCTAGATGACGGCGGACACTTCATCGCATTCGAAATGCCGAAAGTTTTCGCCGATGATGTCTTTAAAGCTGTAAAATTATTCAGAGATTTTCATAAAACTAAgactgaattataa